A window of the Acidithiobacillus thiooxidans ATCC 19377 genome harbors these coding sequences:
- a CDS encoding bifunctional 2-methylcitrate dehydratase/aconitate hydratase, with the protein MTDTKFDEVMGALIDYAYSQSSFNEDTLGMARFCLMDSIGCAIAASEDRDCMKLLGSAQLSKNDQGVPVIGTSIQLGPIEASFHIGSMVRWLEFNDTWLAQEWGHPSDNLGAILAAAAWQNLQRDDVNPINMADVLNMIVRAYEIHGILCLENCFNALGIDHVVLVKIASTIAASKLLNLPKEQALSALSNAVIDGHPLRTYRHAPNAGTRKSWAAGDATARGIQLALFAQTGEMGYPTALTTKRWGFNDAVLRGNALTLPRDLSDFVIRNILFKVPNPAEYHAQTAVEAAIRLRERIEAVGSSIAQIEYIRVETTRPAIQIIDKSGTLNNSADRDHCLQYMIAVALCTGDLTINDFHEPMASDPQIHSLRDKINCIERISFTESYYDPEKRAIPNALHLKCTGMAEEISEVIEYPLGHVRRRNDCFPALIKKFRKNVSGSSVNVKSDELVDIMTTATKLDDMSIIDFLHLFSIRNI; encoded by the coding sequence ATGACGGATACAAAATTTGATGAAGTTATGGGCGCATTAATTGATTACGCTTATAGCCAGTCAAGCTTTAATGAAGATACTCTTGGCATGGCGCGCTTCTGTCTAATGGACTCAATTGGCTGTGCGATCGCCGCATCAGAGGATCGTGACTGTATGAAGCTACTTGGTAGCGCGCAGTTAAGCAAAAACGACCAAGGAGTTCCAGTCATAGGTACATCGATCCAACTAGGCCCAATAGAAGCCTCTTTCCACATAGGTTCCATGGTCCGCTGGCTGGAGTTCAATGATACTTGGCTCGCTCAAGAATGGGGTCACCCATCAGATAACTTGGGTGCGATCCTAGCCGCTGCCGCTTGGCAGAATCTCCAAAGGGATGATGTCAACCCGATCAACATGGCCGATGTACTGAATATGATTGTGCGAGCTTATGAGATTCATGGAATCCTGTGCTTAGAAAACTGTTTCAATGCACTTGGAATCGATCATGTTGTTCTGGTGAAGATTGCATCGACAATTGCGGCATCGAAACTCCTGAATCTTCCGAAGGAGCAAGCGCTAAGCGCACTTTCTAATGCTGTCATAGATGGCCATCCCCTCCGAACGTATCGCCATGCACCCAATGCCGGTACCCGCAAGTCTTGGGCAGCGGGGGACGCAACGGCACGAGGCATTCAACTGGCGCTATTCGCGCAAACAGGCGAAATGGGCTATCCGACAGCGCTGACCACGAAACGCTGGGGGTTTAACGATGCAGTTCTTAGGGGCAACGCACTTACTCTCCCGCGTGATCTGTCAGATTTTGTTATCAGGAACATCCTTTTCAAGGTACCAAACCCTGCAGAGTACCATGCACAGACGGCAGTAGAAGCGGCAATACGGCTTCGAGAGAGGATAGAAGCTGTCGGCTCATCGATAGCGCAAATCGAATATATCCGCGTTGAAACGACGCGCCCAGCAATTCAGATCATTGACAAGTCGGGCACGCTTAACAATTCAGCTGATCGTGATCATTGCCTTCAGTATATGATTGCTGTTGCTCTCTGCACAGGCGATTTAACCATTAACGATTTTCATGAACCTATGGCTTCTGACCCTCAGATTCACTCTCTGCGTGACAAAATTAACTGTATCGAGCGGATCAGCTTCACTGAGAGTTATTACGACCCTGAGAAACGAGCGATTCCGAACGCCCTTCACTTGAAGTGTACGGGAATGGCGGAAGAGATTTCTGAGGTTATCGAATACCCACTCGGACACGTCAGGCGGCGTAATGACTGCTTTCCAGCCCTAATCAAAAAGTTCCGCAAGAATGTTTCAGGAAGTTCGGTTAATGTCAAATCTGATGAGTTGGTGGATATAATGACCACAGCGACAAAACTCGACGATATGTCAATCATTGACTTTCTTCATCTGTTCTCCATCAGAAATATCTAA